DNA sequence from the Armigeres subalbatus isolate Guangzhou_Male chromosome 1, GZ_Asu_2, whole genome shotgun sequence genome:
CGGAAAATAGCGTTCGCTGCCCTCTCCGGCCGGCCACGTGAACCGCCGGGAAAATGCCTCGAAGCTGGATTGCGGGGTCGAAAACGGTCGCTGACGAAAAGGGTGGTGTGACGGGCCTCGCAATTCTTGCCACAGATCTGTCACGGAATCCAAAAGGCCGTCATACAGACGGATTAACTCGGGCACATTAAGCACACACATATCAGCAGTATTACCTGTCGCATCCAAATTCTACGCACTCGCACGCACTAACTTAACTATCGCACGCACGCACTTAGGCACTTTAGCTACTCTGCCTATCTACTTGAGGGAAATTAGGAAAGAAAATCTAATTAGGTAAAACTCGAAGGTTTCTTCACGCTTTCACTAGTTCACACCTGAACTTCACAACCACGGCGCGGGACTTAACTTGGACCGCTCTCGCCTCTTCCACAGACCAGAACGAAGTGAAAGAGTCAAGTTTTAAGATCCTCAGATCAAGGCGCGAGATTTCAGATCTTCGTCGCCGGAAATTACGCGAAAACAACGAAGTTGATTGTTTTCGCGAAAAGTCAAAAATCATCATACCGAATACAAATCCTTTcattattcagaaaaccatttcGTCCCCACCTTTAGAGCCAGATCTTCCATCTCGCTTCCCAACCCGAATGTTATTTCACAGAGCTGGGGTCAACGATACTTGAACCCAGGTCGATGCCCGGTCTCGCACATGTTGATTTGGCTAACGACTTTCCCTTTGGCGCCAGGAATAAATCGTGAACTCATTTACTTCATGATGCAGATCATGAACAAGTGAACCAATGAACCTATGAACTCTAATCTTCCACGTGAGTGAATTCAAAAATTACCATCAACGTGAGTGGTCTCTAAATAAGGGGTAGTTCAATTCGACTTAATCTATTTGTACAActttaaataattaataattcaaATATTCGTGGTACTGCCACATGCGTAACTGCTTTTGTTAACAAAGGCTTTCCCCGTTGCTGATGGGCTAATTTAAGCCCACTCACGGAATCCAAccccactgatggaagcagcgaatTCTCTTCTTTCATTAAATGGTGCTGGATTTCGTTGGTGGTcacaaattagcccaccagcgacggAAAAAGCTGTTGTtttcaaaagcagtttcgctcttttgaaatgttggtgtcgaaatgtcctattcggccaaataactgtttccgccaaatgacctattcggtcaaacaacattATTGGACATATGTccgttcagccaaatgtcaTTTATTGCCAAACGGCACCCGAGCTGCACACGTGTGAAATAGGGGTTTCTGTAACCTATTTGCAACTGAATTTAGTCGCatttgagttgcagtaaccaaaTCGGTCCgatttgtgctgctagggcattttcggccaaaagaccttttcggcgaaatggctttttggccaaaatacttaTTTTGTCAAAAtacttattcggtcaaatgaccttttcgactaaataacctattcggctaaacgacattcATATTCCGAGAAAATTGTTGTGATGAAATACCAAGAAGGTTTCGGATAATATgacttttgaaatttccaagAAATAGTAATACCGGTCGTTATGTACAGTTTGCTCAATTCGCCGCATCCGCAGATCGATTGCCACACCAAGTACTTCTTGGCTTATGTGTCGATTTTTTATTTCCGGGACATCCAGGTGAGATTTGCCAAAGGAAAGCTACTGGTCGGGGATTTGCCTGGCGTTCGCTTGAATGAACATTTCGCAGTCCCTAACGATATGGGATTTGGTCACCATGCCCTGTTAATCTGTAGTAGTCTAGTAGTCCGGCATGTTCCAATGTCTGCTGGACAAATCAAACGGAATAATTGATCTGTTTGGCCACGTCCCGAATCGAATGGTTCGGATTGCGCTTGACGATCAACGGACTTGGTTATGtctctgaaaatatttttattgtgcTACATGCATTTACAAATGTTGACGATCGTCAACCTACGACTATTTATAATAACAGTATGGACCCAAATTTCATTCCGATCAACCTCGAGCTGTCACTTCAGGTAGTCGGATGGATTACCCAACTCGCGGGTAGGCTAACAGCCCATCTGTTTGATGACAGCGATCGTCCACAGACGACCCAAACCGATCCCTTCTGTTCCGTTCATCGTGCGATCGGCGCGTAATAAATCTCCCATTGACAGCTCAAACCACCAATTTGTTGAACCCATCATCGCATTTAACAAATCATACAACTCCTCATCCTTGGCCGCTCGGTTAGGAACCATTATTGCATTGTTGATGGTGTGATGCAAGAAACCCCGAATTCCAAATTTCCCAATCGTCCGCGTGAATGGATCACTGGAACTGACCGCCGGCAACTGCGACTTTCCTCCGTTTGTGGCCCTACCCACGTTTTACGACTGCTCGGTGTAGGTACTTCGGTCCAATGACACTCGAACAATTCCGCTCACTGTCGTCTAATTTGCATCCGAATTCCGACCGCGTTGTAAATGAGTCACGCACCCATCATTTCGCATGTCGTCGTGCCGATTTAGGTGCAAATTTTGACATTTCCAGCTGTCATTCCAATCTGCGGCGATGATGAGGTGCGATCGCGATCGCCTCGATTGACAGGCTATAGGTGCGAGGTGAAAGTTATGTCATTCGACCGGTATGCTGAATCGCCAATTATTCGCCGTTTTCATAACTGTAGCTGTCAAATTTACGTCACGAATCCGAACGTTGTCGACCATTGATTGCATTTCACACTCAAAGACTCGGATTAGAATTGGAGAGGTCCTACCGCTCGCTCGCTCCCCTCGCGCGACTTCACCGCGGAAAACAATTAGCTTTTGGTTCATTTAGCTCTCGCCGTCTGTGACTCGCCACGAGTCGCGTGAGCTAAATAATCAATCTCGAGCTGGGCAGGAATTGTAAATCACGACCGGCACGCGGCTCTCTATGCAATCGGTTAATAAATTCTTTTCCCGGGACCTCGAGGCGCATGGAATCGAATGTCAAAATCCGAGAAATTCAAACaatcttccttctttgttcGCCGCCATTGCTGCACTACTGACGGAGCTGATCCCAACATGGCGTCGCCGGTCTTCCATCGATGCTCAAGGCGCGTCCTGCTTTCGGGTTGACTCCTTCTAAATTATGAAGATCCCGTACCCGGGAATGGGGAAGTTCTCCTATACTTGAGAAGCAAAGCCAGAGAGGTGAAAATCGTGCCCAAGTTCCAATTTCATTAGTTCTTGCCGAGGAGAAGCGGCCCATTACTGTTATTGCGATGCTGCATGGGCATCGTTTAATTGAAATCTCATAAATTAATTTTCCTCGTTCCCGGACGGACGGTCGGGTCGATCGGGAATGGCACTGTTTGCCACTGCAGCCTCGGGGACACATGGGAGCAAGATTGTTCGTGTCGTCACAGATAAATCGACATAACAGATGAAGAAATGTTCTGGCAGTTGCTTTCGATAATTGACTTTTTCCATTTTGTGTCCATGTGTCTGTGGTGAGGCATTAAAGCGGGAATGACCCTGAAAATCCACAGATCGGTCGCGGTTGCTCACGATTTTCTTCCCCAGTGTCGCAGAACGGGATAAAGATGATAATGTGGCACTGAATAGTGGTCAACAAATGGTGGATAGTAACGCTGTGCCGGCCGTGGTAAAACAGGGTAAGGGCACGATCTATTCTGTGTGGAGTGGATCAGTGCTGCCCGGCCACGACGGCAATGAGTGCAGCAAATGTCACCTTCTTTATGGGTTCTTGGAATGGCGCTGTTATGTTCGGGACTATTGCCACGGTTATGTTTCCTGACATTGCATTTTTGTTGACTTTCATCCGGTGACGCTAAGGCATTGAATTCATTTTCTTGACTTCATCACTAACTGATGCCGACCTAATCAATTTTCCATCCTTAATTAAAGcgattaaaattaatttgaaaataaatcatcaaTAATTTTGTTCTTTCTCACACTTCTGCCTTCTACTTATCCAGAAACAGTTTATAAAGCGATTGATTTCACCACTCCAGCCAACCGCCATTACCCATCGTTGAACAACGGATATATATCTGACAGAACTACTTCAACTGTCATCAATCAAACAATAATTAACGGGAACTCGCATTAAAATTCTAAGAAACCCAACTCAGAACTGATGTATCAGATTTGCGCAATCCAATTCAGTTTGGTCCAGCCCGCAACCCATCAGCAACCGCAGCAGCAGATCCTGAACCATTTTTCCGAATGCCCGCCATCATAAGTTGCAATTTCAGCTCCATCAATCAAAGCCAGATACATAAACAAAGCCCAGGCGAAAATAATACGAGGTCAGCCAAACAATTAAACCCGTCACCCGCCTTCGGAATCGCCATTTTTCCGCACCGGGTCCGGGTCCCGATTGCATCGTGCGCGCTGCGCGCTCATGAAATCATTTTTCTTATCCTCGACTCAACTTTGGTTATCCGCTTCTtggtgttgttgctgctgctgtcgtTGTCGCAGGCGCAGAGCTATCAGAAGACGCACGAAAGTCATAATTTTTTGCTCCCAGTAAAGGGTTTCGTGGTGGACTTCGGAAATTGTGCATCTCAAATGGACGAGTCGCAAAAACCATCAGGACCTGGAGGTTGATCTGCGCAATCTTTCTAAATAGGGTttaggcaggtattttcgtcttttcgtcatagtctcgaaaaccaataaaagagaaacttttttgacaaactcatccgtatcaaatcgtaagctcaggagatacgttctgctatagtggagttctagctaaaggacgttcctttcgatggttttagcccctatgacgatggacggaaatacctgccgtgtccctagcaGCCAAAAATAAGGAGAGAAAAATATATGGACTAGCGTTTGTCCGTGGGATGCTGCAAGGAACTTCCCTCCGATGGTTTTTTgcctttagtttttttttgttttactgcACTCAGCGCGCCGGAGCTGTCCTGTGAGCCTTGCCTTGATGGCTTTTTAGAAGTGTCGAGATGATGGTCCGGATTGACTTCCCCGAAATGGGGAATTTAACGTTCTTCTAAGGAAGGTGAAGTTAGGAATGCATCTCATTTCGACGGAATTAGGTTGCCAAGGTTCTGAATAATTTGCCTAGCGATGAAGGCTTCATTGTTTATGATGAATGATTCGGGCCATCGTggttcagcattgtacgaacatCAATAGCTGCAAAAATGTTGCTGTTATTGTCGGTTGGAATCTGTCGTGAAAacgataaatataataaatttgcaTGCTTATCGAGGATTTTATTCACTCAAATTATCATTGAAAGCTTCATTTGAAGTAtcctaataaataatatttcattGATTTGGTTTGGTCTCAAACTCAACCTTAGGCCGTAGCAACACCACGGACGCACTTTTGCGCCTCCAGGCTAAAAGTCTCCCCAAAATTGCACGGCACGTAGCGGGCGGACTTTCGGCCATCCCCACCCGGTTGTTTTTGCTCGCCACAAGTGCAATATCCGAAGGCAAAGTTGGTGGCGGCAAACGATTCACCCGGTTTGATCTTGCCCTTCTGGCAGTCCAGATATTTGCAGTATTTTTCGACCTCGTCGGACAGCCCGCTGGCCCCATGCCATCTGAGGGCGAGCGATAGAGCGATTGCGATGACGAAGACCGCTAAAATTGGGGGGATTCGAAGGGTAAGATGAATAACCAGATAACAATTAGATAACAATCAAGAACTTACTTTGAAAGCTGGACATCGTGTTTGAAGCGTGGCGTGACGATCACTGAACAATCTTTTACAATCGTTAGTGTTCAGAAGATCTATGGTTTGCACAGGTTTTTCCAAGATTGTTAAAATCAATATTTGCAATATCTGCACTgttataaatgaataaatgtaaatgagaatcatttatttgcttaCGTCATGATCGGTGATGAACAAACGCTGATGAAAGATAGAAAGAAGGAAAGTGCGCCAGGAAGCGCAAGACTGAAACTACTTTGAAAATTCAGCTAGGGCCATATGATAAACAGTTAATTGATAAGTCAGCTTCCTTTTGCCAAACGTTCTAGATTGAAATCCTTTGACCGACTCGGATAATGTTGTGACAACATTATTACCGAGACTGGCAGTCAGTAGTTTCAGTCTAGCGCTTCCATGCGTACTTTCCTCTTTCGATCTTTCATAAATCATCATAATGCGAAGATGATTGAAAAATCCAAATTAAGAATGTctgtactttttttttaaagaaaatccaTCTAGCGGAAATGATGCCTTCGTTCTAAAGGGTTGAGAAGAACATCTTTCTCAAGTGTTTACACTCATAGTGAAATTCCCTGCTGAACGCTACttattccaaaaaaatcggatgagcacaagtgccaaaaaagttatttttcctCAGT
Encoded proteins:
- the LOC134210803 gene encoding uncharacterized protein LOC134210803; this translates as MSSFQTVFVIAIALSLALRWHGASGLSDEVEKYCKYLDCQKGKIKPGESFAATNFAFGYCTCGEQKQPGGDGRKSARYVPCNFGETFSLEAQKCVRGVATA